One window from the genome of Dyella sp. A6 encodes:
- the fliJ gene encoding flagellar export protein FliJ → MKSRSERLMPAVDHARQKTETALQKLGEQKNQLAQAEHQLAELQRYRQEYAMGQQSGGMSVHALLNRQQFIERIDQAITQQTREVARRQRLLEQAGSSWREANARERVLDGVVERAVEVERRSEERREQNDVDERMQHRRERAI, encoded by the coding sequence ATGAAGTCGCGTTCGGAGCGCCTGATGCCGGCGGTCGATCATGCCCGCCAGAAAACCGAGACTGCACTGCAGAAGCTCGGCGAGCAGAAGAACCAGCTTGCGCAGGCCGAGCACCAGCTGGCCGAGCTGCAGCGCTATCGGCAGGAATACGCGATGGGTCAGCAATCCGGTGGCATGTCGGTACATGCCTTGCTGAACCGCCAGCAGTTCATCGAACGCATCGATCAGGCGATTACCCAGCAGACCCGTGAAGTGGCCCGCCGGCAGCGGTTGCTGGAACAGGCAGGCTCCAGCTGGCGCGAGGCCAATGCGCGCGAACGCGTGCTGGACGGCGTGGTCGAGCGTGCCGTCGAAGTGGAACGCCGCAGCGAAGAGCGGCGCGAACAGAACGATGTGGACGAACGCATGCAGCATCGCCGCGAGCGCGCCATCTGA
- the fliN gene encoding flagellar motor switch protein FliN — translation MTHGEASDVNLDMILDVPVTLAMEVGRTRISIRNLLQLNQGSVVELDRAAGEPLDVYVNGTLVAHGEVVVINEKFGIRLTDVISPAERVRKLR, via the coding sequence ATGACCCATGGCGAAGCGTCGGACGTGAACCTGGACATGATCCTGGACGTGCCGGTAACGCTGGCGATGGAAGTCGGCCGCACCCGCATCAGCATCCGCAACCTGCTGCAGCTCAACCAGGGCTCGGTGGTGGAGCTGGATCGCGCGGCCGGCGAGCCGCTGGACGTCTACGTCAACGGCACCCTGGTCGCCCACGGCGAAGTGGTGGTGATCAACGAGAAGTTCGGCATCCGCCTGACCGACGTGATCAGCCCCGCCGAGCGCGTGCGCAAGCTCCGCTGA
- the fliP gene encoding flagellar type III secretion system pore protein FliP (The bacterial flagellar biogenesis protein FliP forms a type III secretion system (T3SS)-type pore required for flagellar assembly.) codes for MKTMRWFLLLLLLGLPLLAWGNPVSPGVPGIPVLSVHNAGAGVQNWTLSLQVLALMTALTLLPALLLMMTSFTRIIIVLGFLRQALGTQSTPPNQVLLGLSLFLTLFVMSPVFNRAYQDGVKPYMDGQVTAMQAVPAAAAPFKRFMLDQTRDADLQLFTRLAGLKPYASRADVPFRVAMPAFVTSELKTAFQMGFLLFIPFLIIDLVVASVLMSMGMMMVSPVTISLPFKLMLFVLVNGWTLLLGTLAGSFYT; via the coding sequence ATGAAGACGATGCGCTGGTTCCTCCTGCTTCTGCTGCTGGGCCTGCCGCTGCTGGCCTGGGGCAATCCGGTCAGCCCCGGCGTGCCGGGCATCCCCGTGCTGAGCGTGCACAACGCCGGTGCCGGCGTGCAGAACTGGACCCTGTCGCTGCAGGTGCTGGCGCTGATGACCGCGCTGACCCTGCTGCCGGCATTGCTGCTGATGATGACCTCGTTCACGCGCATCATCATCGTGCTCGGCTTCCTGCGCCAGGCGCTGGGCACGCAGAGCACGCCACCCAATCAGGTGCTGCTGGGCCTGTCGCTGTTCCTCACCCTGTTCGTGATGTCGCCGGTGTTCAACCGCGCCTATCAGGACGGCGTGAAGCCGTACATGGACGGCCAGGTCACCGCGATGCAGGCGGTGCCGGCCGCGGCGGCGCCGTTCAAGCGCTTCATGCTCGACCAGACGCGTGACGCCGACCTGCAGCTGTTCACCCGGCTGGCCGGCCTGAAGCCGTATGCCAGCCGCGCCGACGTGCCGTTCCGGGTGGCGATGCCGGCCTTCGTCACCTCGGAACTGAAGACCGCGTTCCAGATGGGCTTCCTGCTGTTCATCCCGTTCCTGATCATCGACCTGGTGGTGGCCAGCGTGCTGATGTCGATGGGCATGATGATGGTCTCGCCAGTCACCATCTCGCTGCCGTTCAAGCTGATGCTGTTCGTGCTGGTGAATGGCTGGACGCTGCTGCTCGGCACGCTGGCCGGGAGTTTCTACACATGA
- a CDS encoding flagellar basal body-associated FliL family protein, with the protein MSNKEQNTEAAAPARGGKKGLVIGLVVALVAVLGVGGYAMLRMRHGAAGGATAQAAAPKPQPAMYLPLDPPFVVNFQTKQSPSYLQVGVTLMAHDAAAIKAAKDADPVVRNALVMLFSAQSATDLATTAGKQKLRAEALKAVQKVVQERLGRPGIDALYFTSFVMQ; encoded by the coding sequence ATGTCGAACAAAGAGCAAAACACGGAAGCAGCCGCACCGGCCCGAGGAGGCAAGAAGGGGCTGGTCATCGGCCTGGTGGTCGCCCTGGTGGCGGTACTGGGCGTCGGCGGCTACGCGATGCTGCGGATGCGGCACGGGGCGGCCGGCGGCGCCACTGCCCAGGCTGCGGCACCCAAGCCCCAGCCGGCAATGTATCTGCCGCTGGATCCGCCGTTCGTGGTGAATTTCCAGACCAAGCAGTCGCCGAGCTACCTGCAGGTGGGCGTGACCCTGATGGCGCACGACGCGGCGGCGATCAAGGCGGCGAAGGATGCCGATCCGGTGGTCCGCAACGCGCTGGTCATGCTGTTCAGCGCGCAGTCCGCGACTGATCTGGCCACCACCGCAGGCAAGCAGAAGCTGCGTGCCGAGGCACTGAAGGCGGTGCAGAAGGTGGTGCAGGAACGGCTCGGCCGTCCCGGCATCGACGCGCTGTATTTCACCAGCTTCGTGATGCAGTAA
- the fliG gene encoding flagellar motor switch protein FliG — protein sequence MTGAQRAAILLLTLGEKDAAEVLKHLSARDVQAVGSAMASLGSVSREHVENALSRLNEDMGRQTAFGVGTEDYIRKILVNALGESKAGGLIDRILLGRSSKGLESLKWMESRSIAEMISQEHPQIIALVLAHLEPDQAAEVIGYLTPRVRSDAIMRIATLDGVQPHALNELDEIMERQFSGNSNKLKSANVGGLKAAANILNAMETSREAELMESIRVQDSTLGGRIEELMFVFDDLAELDDRSMQTLLREVPSARLVTALKGAEPGVREKMFANMSKRAADMLRDDLEVKGPVRLSEVDAAQKEVLTIARKLADAGEINLSGGGDELVG from the coding sequence ATCACGGGCGCCCAGCGTGCGGCGATCCTGTTGTTGACCCTCGGCGAGAAAGACGCGGCCGAGGTGCTCAAGCACCTGAGCGCGCGCGACGTGCAGGCGGTCGGCTCGGCCATGGCCAGCCTCGGCAGCGTGTCGCGCGAGCATGTGGAGAACGCACTGTCCCGCTTGAACGAGGACATGGGGCGGCAGACCGCCTTCGGCGTCGGCACCGAGGACTACATCCGCAAGATCCTGGTTAACGCGCTCGGCGAGAGCAAGGCGGGTGGCCTGATCGACCGCATTCTGCTGGGTCGTTCCAGCAAGGGGCTGGAATCGCTGAAGTGGATGGAAAGCCGTTCCATCGCCGAGATGATCAGCCAGGAACATCCGCAGATCATCGCGCTGGTGCTGGCGCACCTCGAGCCCGACCAGGCCGCCGAGGTGATCGGTTACCTGACGCCGCGCGTCCGCTCGGACGCGATCATGCGCATCGCCACGCTCGATGGCGTGCAGCCGCATGCGCTGAACGAGCTGGACGAGATCATGGAGCGCCAGTTCTCGGGCAACTCGAACAAGCTGAAGTCCGCCAACGTCGGTGGGCTGAAGGCCGCGGCCAACATTCTCAACGCGATGGAAACGAGCCGCGAGGCCGAGCTGATGGAATCCATCCGCGTCCAGGACTCGACCCTGGGCGGCCGGATCGAGGAACTGATGTTCGTCTTCGACGACCTTGCCGAACTGGATGATCGCAGCATGCAGACCCTGCTGCGCGAGGTGCCGTCGGCGCGTCTGGTCACGGCGCTCAAGGGGGCCGAACCGGGCGTGCGCGAAAAGATGTTCGCCAACATGTCCAAGCGTGCCGCGGACATGCTGCGTGATGACCTGGAAGTGAAGGGGCCGGTACGCCTGAGCGAGGTTGATGCGGCACAGAAAGAAGTGCTCACGATCGCGCGCAAGCTGGCCGATGCCGGTGAAATCAACCTCAGCGGCGGGGGCGACGAGCTGGTCGGATGA
- the fliI gene encoding flagellar protein export ATPase FliI has protein sequence MTDVAARTVERQQRWRQQLAQQAQRAESATLLMVEGRLRRVIGLTLEAEGCEAPLGARCLVAAADGSELDTEVVGFADERLLLMPVGDMHGVLPNARVRPCARSGGLPVGMALLGRVVGADGLPLDGQGPLEVDEHAALKREPINPMARKPIDTALDTGVRAINGMLTVGRGQRLGLFAGSGVGKSTLLGMMTRYTDADVVVVGLIGERGREVKEFVEHTLGAEGRKRAVIVAAPADAPPLRRLRGAQYATAIAEWFRDRGQRVLLLMDSLTRYAQAQREIALAIGEPPATKGYPPSVFAMLPALVERAGNDAEGRGSITAFYTVLTEGDDYRHDPIADAARAILDGHIVLSRDLAEAGHYPAIDIEASISRVMPAVAGREHMRDAQRFRHVYASYQQQRDLIAVGAYQKGADPQIDQAIAMWPKVRAYLQQEVDEPVNLAEAVEGLQGIAAEVAA, from the coding sequence ATGACCGACGTCGCCGCCCGCACCGTCGAAAGGCAGCAGCGCTGGCGCCAGCAGCTGGCCCAGCAGGCACAGCGTGCCGAATCCGCCACCCTGCTGATGGTGGAGGGGCGCCTGCGCCGGGTGATCGGTCTGACCCTGGAAGCGGAAGGTTGCGAGGCGCCGCTGGGCGCACGCTGCCTGGTGGCTGCCGCCGACGGCAGTGAACTGGATACTGAAGTGGTCGGTTTTGCCGACGAACGCCTGCTGCTGATGCCGGTGGGCGACATGCACGGCGTGCTGCCCAATGCACGGGTGCGTCCCTGCGCGCGCAGCGGCGGCCTGCCGGTCGGCATGGCCCTGCTGGGCCGCGTGGTCGGCGCGGATGGCCTGCCGCTGGACGGACAGGGCCCGCTCGAGGTGGACGAACACGCAGCGCTGAAGCGCGAGCCGATCAACCCGATGGCGCGCAAGCCGATCGACACCGCGCTGGATACCGGCGTGCGTGCGATCAACGGCATGCTGACGGTGGGCCGTGGCCAGCGTCTGGGCCTGTTCGCGGGCTCCGGCGTCGGCAAATCGACCCTGCTCGGCATGATGACCCGCTACACCGACGCCGACGTGGTGGTGGTCGGCCTGATCGGCGAGCGCGGCCGCGAAGTGAAGGAATTCGTCGAACACACGCTCGGTGCCGAAGGACGCAAGCGCGCAGTGATCGTCGCGGCGCCGGCCGACGCGCCGCCGCTGCGTCGGTTGCGTGGCGCCCAGTACGCCACCGCCATCGCCGAGTGGTTCCGCGACCGTGGCCAGCGCGTGCTGCTGCTGATGGATTCGCTGACCCGCTATGCGCAGGCGCAGCGCGAGATCGCGCTGGCGATCGGCGAGCCGCCGGCCACCAAGGGTTACCCGCCGTCGGTGTTCGCCATGTTGCCGGCACTGGTCGAACGTGCCGGCAACGACGCGGAAGGACGTGGCTCGATCACCGCCTTCTACACGGTACTCACCGAAGGCGACGATTACCGTCACGACCCGATTGCCGACGCGGCACGCGCCATTCTCGATGGCCACATCGTGCTGTCGCGCGACCTGGCCGAAGCCGGCCACTACCCGGCCATCGACATCGAAGCCTCGATCAGCCGCGTGATGCCGGCGGTGGCCGGGCGCGAGCACATGCGCGACGCGCAACGCTTCCGCCATGTCTATGCGTCCTATCAGCAGCAGCGCGACCTGATCGCCGTCGGCGCCTACCAGAAGGGTGCGGACCCGCAGATCGACCAGGCGATTGCGATGTGGCCGAAGGTGCGCGCCTACCTGCAGCAGGAAGTCGACGAACCGGTGAACCTGGCCGAGGCGGTCGAGGGGCTGCAGGGCATCGCCGCCGAGGTGGCCGCATGA
- a CDS encoding FliH/SctL family protein: protein MSMTLSRETWLDVARWEPPAMDAPDTPAEPEPLEDLPQEVDLAALEQAAREQGRIAGLEEGRAAARAELQQSLDRFEALIDAAARPLQALDDVTGRELGRLAMVVAQRVIATELRTDPALVVRAVQQAADLLPSSKRVLRVVLHPDDLALVKSLDAAEAHWELRPDPGLTRGGCRLESESSRLDAQLETRLAAVVDAVLGEDDASDAEHTAEHTHSGDVA, encoded by the coding sequence ATGAGCATGACGCTGAGTCGCGAAACATGGCTGGACGTGGCCCGCTGGGAACCACCGGCGATGGACGCGCCGGACACGCCGGCCGAGCCGGAGCCGTTGGAAGACCTGCCTCAGGAAGTGGATCTGGCTGCGCTGGAACAGGCTGCCCGCGAGCAGGGGCGCATCGCCGGCCTGGAAGAAGGTCGCGCCGCCGCGCGTGCCGAACTGCAGCAGTCGCTGGACCGGTTCGAAGCGCTGATCGATGCCGCGGCACGCCCGCTGCAGGCGCTGGACGACGTCACCGGTCGTGAACTGGGTCGCCTGGCGATGGTGGTGGCGCAGCGGGTGATCGCAACCGAACTTCGAACCGATCCGGCGCTGGTCGTGCGGGCGGTGCAGCAAGCGGCCGATCTGCTGCCCTCGTCCAAGCGGGTGCTGCGGGTTGTCCTGCACCCTGACGATCTGGCGCTGGTGAAATCGCTGGACGCGGCAGAAGCGCACTGGGAACTGCGCCCGGACCCCGGCCTGACGCGAGGCGGCTGCCGGCTGGAGAGCGAAAGCTCGCGGCTCGATGCGCAACTGGAAACGCGGCTCGCCGCGGTGGTCGATGCGGTACTCGGCGAGGACGATGCGTCCGACGCCGAGCACACGGCGGAACACACACACAGCGGTGATGTCGCATGA
- the fliO gene encoding flagellar biosynthetic protein FliO: MTTLAFMSVAPVAASPLAAGATPSLGGELLQVVLSLAGVVLLIVAAGWLSRRVQARTRPGGRRLRCVESIALGARERVLLLDADGKRLLLGVGAGGVRTLHVYDGEAQPVAEAPTPSAPASPFAELLAGWRTRR, translated from the coding sequence ATGACCACGCTGGCCTTCATGAGCGTCGCGCCGGTCGCGGCCTCGCCGCTGGCGGCGGGTGCCACGCCCAGCCTCGGCGGCGAGCTGCTGCAGGTGGTGCTGAGCCTGGCGGGGGTGGTCCTGCTGATCGTCGCCGCCGGCTGGCTGAGCCGTCGCGTGCAGGCGCGCACCCGTCCCGGTGGACGCCGCCTGCGCTGCGTGGAATCGATCGCATTGGGCGCACGCGAGCGCGTGCTGCTGCTGGATGCCGACGGCAAACGCCTGCTGCTGGGTGTGGGCGCGGGCGGTGTGCGCACGCTGCACGTCTACGACGGCGAGGCGCAACCCGTGGCAGAGGCACCGACCCCGTCCGCGCCCGCCTCGCCGTTCGCCGAACTGCTGGCTGGCTGGAGGACGCGCCGATGA
- the fliM gene encoding flagellar motor switch protein FliM produces the protein MSDLLSQEEIDALLNGVDGGAVETGGDEPPPREAVLSYDFTQQDRIVRGRLPTLEMVNDRFARYFRTGVFSVLRKTCEVSVLGVKMVKFNEYVHGLAVPTNLNLVKVKPLRGTALVVMEPRLVFTVIDNFFGGDGRFHARIEGRDFTPTENRVIQIVLAEVFNAMIEAWAPVLPLQFEFINAEINPQFANIVSPTETVVVSRFHVELDGGGGEVHLTMPYSMIEPIRTLLDAGVQSDRVERDDRWLECLHDEVLDAEVELSTLLVESILSIGDFLNLRPGDVIPIPKPGLCTVFAEDVPIFRGHYGLSSGHSAVRFHAHAGRREAQANNEFSIGNPSA, from the coding sequence ATGAGCGACCTGCTTTCACAGGAAGAGATCGACGCCCTGCTCAACGGCGTCGATGGCGGCGCGGTGGAAACCGGCGGCGACGAACCGCCGCCGCGCGAAGCCGTGCTGTCCTATGACTTCACCCAGCAGGACCGCATCGTGCGCGGCCGCCTGCCGACGCTGGAGATGGTCAACGACCGTTTCGCGCGGTACTTCCGCACCGGCGTGTTCAGCGTGCTGCGCAAGACCTGCGAGGTCTCGGTGCTGGGCGTGAAGATGGTCAAGTTCAACGAATACGTGCATGGCCTGGCTGTGCCGACCAATCTCAACCTCGTGAAAGTGAAGCCGCTGCGGGGCACCGCGCTGGTGGTGATGGAGCCGCGCCTGGTCTTCACCGTCATCGATAATTTCTTCGGTGGCGACGGCCGCTTCCATGCACGCATCGAGGGGCGCGACTTCACGCCGACCGAGAACCGCGTGATCCAGATCGTGCTGGCCGAGGTGTTCAACGCCATGATCGAGGCGTGGGCGCCGGTGCTGCCGTTGCAGTTCGAATTCATCAACGCGGAGATCAATCCGCAGTTCGCGAACATCGTCAGCCCCACCGAGACGGTGGTGGTCTCGCGCTTCCACGTCGAACTGGATGGCGGCGGCGGCGAAGTGCACCTGACCATGCCGTACTCGATGATCGAGCCGATCCGCACGCTGCTCGATGCGGGCGTGCAGAGCGACCGCGTCGAGCGCGACGACCGCTGGCTGGAATGCCTGCACGATGAGGTGCTCGACGCCGAGGTCGAACTGAGCACCCTGCTGGTGGAGTCGATCCTCAGCATCGGCGACTTCCTCAACCTGCGGCCGGGCGACGTGATCCCCATTCCCAAGCCCGGCCTGTGCACGGTGTTTGCCGAAGACGTACCCATTTTCCGCGGCCATTACGGCCTTTCCAGCGGCCATAGCGCCGTCCGTTTCCATGCCCACGCCGGTCGCCGCGAGGCGCAGGCGAACAATGAATTTTCGATCGGGAATCCATCCGCATGA
- a CDS encoding flagellar hook-length control protein FliK, with amino-acid sequence MSIPMPVSTTTSTAPSRGLAAAAGLDSTSSADDGLTFGRQLDNARSQSQSQDNASTASDGASSSASALSSSNASSTGSSSAGSSSSDASSQTSDNSSQSGDSQAATASAADGTTAKTTAKTTGKGDGKSSGKDKNKQGNDSSTLAANLLTLLGASAQTASTSTSTKGTSSTSAAAETASGAAAGMLATALTGAVSAGASVSTAAIGAGTKALAQADGGSQGSDTTASADTSAADTGSNLLSAALDAAVKSMVAASAKGTTSVDAASAAKTHAQSLDPSSLGNLGAGLQGLQQGGTAAVQTLTVSAPVGSASFSQELGQQVVWLSGQDVKQATIRLHPKDLGALDVKVSLAHDNRVNVSFAAQHPAAVTAVQQTLSQLDTMLAGQGLSLGQAQVGQQGSGQQGGSASSRSDGPGEVDAVADVASTTSVRTTALGLLDMFA; translated from the coding sequence ATGAGCATTCCCATGCCCGTTTCGACCACCACCTCCACCGCCCCGTCACGCGGCCTTGCCGCTGCGGCGGGTCTGGACAGTACCAGTAGCGCCGATGACGGCCTGACGTTCGGTCGCCAACTGGACAACGCGCGCAGCCAGAGCCAGTCGCAGGACAATGCGTCCACGGCGTCCGATGGCGCATCGTCTTCGGCCTCAGCCTTGTCGTCCTCGAACGCGTCTTCCACGGGCTCTTCGTCGGCCGGATCGTCGTCGTCCGACGCGTCCTCGCAGACCTCCGACAACAGCAGCCAAAGCGGCGACAGCCAGGCCGCCACGGCATCGGCCGCGGACGGCACGACGGCGAAGACCACGGCCAAGACCACCGGCAAGGGCGACGGCAAGTCGTCCGGCAAGGACAAGAACAAGCAGGGCAACGACAGCTCGACGCTGGCGGCCAATTTGTTGACGCTGCTCGGTGCCTCCGCACAGACGGCGTCGACGTCGACGTCGACGAAGGGAACCAGCAGCACGAGCGCGGCTGCCGAAACGGCCAGTGGCGCGGCAGCCGGCATGCTGGCAACGGCGCTGACTGGTGCCGTATCCGCTGGTGCCAGCGTATCGACGGCCGCGATCGGCGCCGGTACCAAGGCACTGGCGCAGGCCGACGGCGGTAGCCAGGGCAGCGACACCACGGCCAGCGCCGACACGAGCGCCGCCGACACGGGCAGCAATCTTCTTTCCGCGGCGCTGGATGCCGCGGTGAAATCCATGGTGGCCGCATCGGCCAAGGGCACGACCTCGGTCGACGCAGCCAGTGCCGCCAAGACGCATGCGCAGAGCCTCGATCCGTCGTCGCTCGGCAACCTCGGGGCCGGTCTGCAGGGTCTGCAGCAGGGCGGAACGGCGGCGGTGCAGACGCTGACCGTGTCGGCGCCCGTCGGCAGTGCGTCGTTCTCGCAGGAGCTGGGCCAACAGGTGGTATGGCTCAGCGGTCAGGACGTGAAGCAGGCAACGATCCGCCTGCATCCGAAGGATCTCGGCGCGCTCGACGTGAAGGTCAGTCTGGCGCACGACAACCGGGTCAACGTGAGTTTTGCCGCACAACACCCGGCTGCCGTGACGGCGGTGCAGCAGACGCTGAGCCAGCTCGACACGATGCTGGCGGGGCAGGGGTTATCGCTGGGTCAGGCGCAGGTGGGCCAGCAGGGCAGCGGCCAGCAGGGCGGCAGTGCATCCTCGCGCAGTGATGGCCCCGGCGAAGTCGATGCAGTCGCCGACGTGGCGTCGACGACGTCGGTGCGGACCACGGCGCTGGGCCTGCTCGACATGTTCGCCTGA
- the fliF gene encoding flagellar basal-body MS-ring/collar protein FliF yields MADNAIAPSPEGSRLDSLKQVMSHAAARQLLLLVGVAAAVAFGVAVVLWSRGPNYTLLYAGLEQKDAAAITQALQAAGTPYKLGPDGASIMVPASKLAATRLKLAAQGLPQGVASTGVEQQASSGSPFGMSDLAERTHYQQMLEMDLGNTIASLQSVRSARVHLAMPQPSAFLRDNHPASASVLVTLYPGRQLDSSQVAAIVHLVSSSVPGLDPGNVSVVDQQGQLLTTSDPGSVGALGDVRLRLATRMENSYAQRIEDLLTPLVGPGRVHAQVSVDLNFSQSEKASETYDPNHPALRSEQTSSDQRSAGGSSGVPGALSNQPPNVVAQPTAANPGKGAAVATASSSKTSATAAPVDISKSATRNYELDRTISHVSNPAGGITRLTVAVLVDNKLVAGPKGTTKSVPFTAQELQRLTELTKNAVGFDAARGDSVTVINQSFSQVPGQQSLPTQSFWQRPGMLDLIKQGVGLLVALIVAFGLLRPLLRGVFKGPATAQPAELPAPVPTVSVRVDDDADEEQGVRLAGPSHEAYEQRIQLARRMVNDDPRQVAQVVKNWVGEDGS; encoded by the coding sequence ATGGCAGATAACGCCATCGCGCCGAGTCCCGAAGGCTCGCGCCTGGATTCCCTGAAGCAGGTCATGAGCCATGCCGCGGCGCGGCAGCTGCTGCTGCTTGTCGGCGTGGCTGCGGCGGTGGCGTTCGGCGTGGCTGTGGTGCTGTGGTCGCGTGGTCCGAACTACACCCTGCTGTATGCGGGGCTGGAACAGAAGGACGCCGCCGCGATCACCCAGGCGCTGCAGGCGGCGGGTACTCCCTACAAGCTGGGGCCCGACGGTGCCTCGATCATGGTGCCGGCCTCGAAGCTGGCGGCGACACGCTTGAAGCTGGCCGCGCAGGGCCTGCCGCAGGGCGTGGCCAGCACGGGTGTCGAGCAGCAGGCCAGTTCCGGTTCGCCGTTCGGCATGAGCGATCTGGCCGAGCGCACGCATTACCAGCAGATGCTGGAAATGGATCTGGGCAACACCATCGCCAGCCTGCAGTCGGTGCGTTCGGCACGCGTGCATCTGGCCATGCCGCAGCCTTCCGCGTTCCTGCGCGACAACCATCCGGCCAGTGCCTCGGTGCTGGTGACGCTGTATCCGGGGCGCCAGCTGGACAGCAGCCAGGTCGCGGCGATCGTGCACCTGGTCTCGTCCAGCGTGCCGGGGCTCGACCCGGGCAATGTCTCGGTGGTGGACCAGCAGGGCCAACTGCTCACGACCAGCGACCCCGGCAGCGTGGGCGCGCTGGGCGACGTGCGCCTGCGCCTGGCGACGCGCATGGAAAATTCGTACGCGCAGCGGATCGAGGATCTGCTGACGCCGCTGGTCGGGCCGGGCCGGGTGCATGCGCAGGTGTCGGTCGACCTGAACTTCAGCCAGTCGGAAAAGGCCAGCGAGACCTACGACCCGAACCATCCGGCCCTGCGCAGCGAGCAGACCAGCAGCGACCAGCGCAGCGCGGGCGGCAGCAGCGGTGTGCCCGGTGCGCTGAGCAACCAGCCGCCGAACGTGGTGGCACAGCCCACCGCGGCCAACCCCGGCAAGGGCGCGGCGGTAGCCACGGCATCGAGCAGCAAGACCAGCGCCACGGCGGCTCCGGTCGACATCTCCAAGAGCGCCACGCGCAACTACGAGCTGGACCGCACCATCAGCCACGTCAGCAACCCGGCCGGCGGCATTACGCGCCTGACGGTGGCGGTGCTGGTCGACAACAAGCTGGTCGCCGGCCCGAAGGGCACGACCAAGAGTGTGCCGTTCACGGCGCAGGAACTGCAGCGCCTCACCGAATTGACCAAGAACGCCGTGGGTTTCGATGCCGCGCGTGGCGACAGCGTCACCGTGATCAACCAGTCGTTCAGTCAGGTGCCGGGGCAGCAGTCCCTGCCGACGCAGTCGTTCTGGCAGCGTCCCGGCATGCTTGACCTGATCAAGCAGGGCGTAGGCCTGCTGGTGGCGCTGATCGTGGCGTTCGGCCTGCTGCGTCCGTTGCTGCGTGGCGTGTTCAAGGGGCCGGCAACCGCCCAGCCCGCCGAGCTGCCCGCACCGGTGCCGACGGTGTCGGTGCGTGTCGACGATGACGCAGACGAAGAGCAGGGCGTGCGCCTGGCCGGACCTTCGCACGAAGCCTACGAACAGCGCATCCAGCTGGCGCGGCGCATGGTCAACGACGATCCGCGTCAGGTGGCCCAGGTGGTGAAGAATTGGGTGGGCGAAGATGGCAGTTGA
- the fliQ gene encoding flagellar biosynthesis protein FliQ — MTPESVIAFGQHALYVAMLVAAPLLLTALAVGLLIGVIQAATQINEMTLSFIPKLIAMAVVGVIAGPWMLRTLVQFTHDLIISLPGVVR; from the coding sequence ATGACGCCCGAGTCGGTCATCGCGTTCGGCCAGCATGCGCTCTACGTGGCGATGCTGGTGGCCGCACCGCTGCTGCTCACCGCACTGGCGGTGGGCCTGCTGATCGGCGTTATCCAGGCGGCCACGCAGATCAACGAGATGACGCTGAGCTTCATCCCCAAGCTGATCGCGATGGCCGTGGTAGGGGTGATCGCCGGTCCCTGGATGCTGCGTACGCTGGTGCAGTTCACCCACGACCTGATCATCAGCCTGCCCGGGGTCGTGCGATGA